A single window of Sneathia sanguinegens DNA harbors:
- a CDS encoding ABC transporter permease produces MNDLLIFISVIPESIKIGLIYSIMAMGVYITYKILDFPDLTVDGSFPLGGFVFAYFSLANVSPFLGLVFSLIAGALAGLLTSIFHIKCKIDKLLAGILTMITLYSINARIVDKPSVFVDADKTIYGLVSYDKHFILCIIISIGLLILKLLYDYNIKKNIYVIKSFVIYLIIFFVLTYYTYYTEDISMFITAIIVFIIKLIMDYILTSKFGFILRALGDNENIVTSLGVSSNKLKIIGLMISNSLVALSGALFTQYIRVIDLSSSVGTMVIGLASIIFGLGLIKKSRIINYISIVIVGSIVYYIIINFALTSAGLTESILTFFHVNEQMIANLSIKPTDVKIITALLLAIILGIDSKKKKVK; encoded by the coding sequence ATGAATGACTTATTGATTTTTATTAGTGTTATACCCGAATCAATAAAAATAGGTTTAATTTATTCTATTATGGCTATGGGGGTATATATTACTTATAAGATTTTAGATTTCCCAGACTTAACAGTAGACGGCTCTTTTCCCTTAGGTGGTTTTGTCTTTGCATACTTTTCATTAGCTAATGTATCACCTTTTTTAGGCTTAGTCTTTTCTTTAATTGCCGGAGCATTAGCTGGTTTATTAACAAGCATTTTTCATATAAAATGTAAAATTGACAAATTATTAGCTGGTATTTTAACCATGATTACACTTTATAGTATAAATGCTAGAATTGTTGATAAACCTAGTGTTTTTGTTGATGCTGATAAAACTATTTATGGTCTTGTTTCATATGACAAACATTTTATTTTATGTATAATAATTTCAATAGGTCTTTTAATTCTTAAACTTTTATATGATTATAATATCAAAAAAAATATTTATGTTATTAAAAGTTTTGTAATATATCTAATTATTTTCTTTGTTCTAACTTATTATACTTACTATACTGAAGATATTAGCATGTTTATAACTGCAATAATTGTATTTATTATAAAACTTATTATGGACTATATCTTAACATCTAAATTTGGCTTTATACTAAGAGCCTTAGGAGATAATGAAAATATTGTTACTAGCCTTGGTGTAAGTAGTAACAAATTAAAAATTATTGGACTTATGATATCTAATTCATTAGTTGCCTTATCAGGTGCACTATTTACTCAATATATTAGGGTTATAGATCTTTCTTCTTCAGTAGGTACTATGGTAATAGGTTTAGCTTCTATTATATTTGGCTTAGGTCTAATAAAAAAATCAAGAATAATAAATTACATCTCAATAGTTATTGTTGGTTCTATTGTTTATTATATAATAATTAACTTTGCTCTTACATCTGCTGGTCTTACAGAATCAATTTTAACTTTCTTCCATGTTAATGAGCAAATGATAGCTAATTTATCTATTAAACCAACTGATGTAAAAATAATCACTGCCTTATTATTAGCTATTATTCTAGGAATAGATAGTAAGAAAAAGAAGGTGAAATAA
- a CDS encoding alpha/beta hydrolase, whose translation MKKKILIATVVIVIILAAIGEYFFNYAMVNKVAKGINVEYIKRDDKKLAVILHGYKSDAKRMENEKDLFMKMNYSILMIDNQSKYYTFGKKEKRVLIDILKEYKDKDIVLYGMSMGAATVLQAAVEEDFPKNVKMLIVDSPYDDIYSVFKTELKKRFNLPAFPILPLARMVAFAHLKIDIKGIKVSDKINNTNIPILFLHGGADTFVYPKYSKKIYDAYKGKIKKYVLFPNVEHSEMDEKRPELYEKTIREFIEKVGK comes from the coding sequence ATGAAAAAGAAAATTTTAATAGCAACAGTAGTTATAGTAATAATATTAGCTGCAATAGGTGAATATTTCTTTAATTATGCTATGGTTAATAAGGTTGCTAAAGGAATAAATGTGGAGTATATAAAAAGGGATGATAAAAAATTAGCTGTTATTTTACATGGATATAAATCTGATGCAAAAAGAATGGAAAATGAAAAAGATCTATTTATGAAAATGAATTATTCTATTTTAATGATAGACAATCAAAGCAAATATTATACTTTTGGAAAAAAAGAAAAAAGAGTTTTAATTGATATTTTAAAAGAATATAAGGATAAGGATATTGTCCTATATGGAATGTCGATGGGAGCTGCAACGGTTTTACAAGCTGCAGTAGAAGAAGATTTTCCTAAGAATGTTAAAATGTTAATAGTAGATTCACCTTATGATGATATATATTCAGTTTTCAAAACTGAATTAAAGAAAAGATTTAATTTGCCAGCTTTTCCAATTCTACCTTTAGCAAGAATGGTTGCTTTTGCACATTTAAAAATTGATATAAAAGGTATAAAGGTAAGTGATAAAATAAATAACACAAATATTCCAATACTATTTTTACATGGTGGAGCTGATACTTTTGTATATCCAAAATATAGTAAAAAAATATATGATGCATATAAGGGAAAAATTAAAAAATATGTTCTATTTCCAAATGTAGAACATTCTGAAATGGATGAAAAACGTCCTGAGTTATATGAAAAAACTATAAGAGAATTTATAGAGAAAGTAGGGAAATAA
- a CDS encoding ABC transporter substrate-binding protein encodes MKKFFYLILISILLFSCKKSPEHFKVGISKVVSHPSLNLVEEGIKDTLKDKNIAIDVKIANGELSTANLIANTFKSGNKSLVVGIGTMSAQALKSVNTKTPLVFAAVSDPKQAKLLAPNVTGTSDNLTCVDKQLDLLLKYFPNTKNIAIFYCGSELNSISQVETIENEASKRGLHILKGSATSSSEIPQVVSNLIKKADAIYIPTDNLMVSNISYLIDIAKKEKKPLITSENSSVKLGALFAYSVDYYELGKKTGLMILEIKNGKNPKDIPIEEANPHLYVNKDTEKYFGIEIKEEHQ; translated from the coding sequence ATGAAAAAATTTTTTTACTTAATTCTAATTTCAATTTTACTATTTTCTTGTAAAAAATCTCCTGAACATTTCAAGGTAGGTATTTCAAAAGTTGTATCTCATCCTTCTCTTAATCTTGTAGAAGAAGGTATTAAAGATACTTTAAAAGATAAGAATATAGCTATTGATGTTAAAATTGCTAATGGAGAACTTAGTACTGCAAATTTAATTGCAAACACATTCAAATCAGGAAATAAGTCTTTGGTAGTAGGAATAGGAACTATGTCAGCTCAAGCTTTAAAAAGTGTAAATACTAAAACTCCTTTAGTTTTTGCAGCAGTTTCAGATCCTAAGCAAGCTAAATTACTTGCTCCCAATGTTACAGGAACTTCAGATAATTTAACTTGTGTTGATAAACAACTTGATTTATTATTAAAATATTTTCCTAATACGAAAAATATTGCCATATTTTATTGTGGCTCTGAATTAAATTCTATCTCACAGGTTGAAACTATTGAAAATGAAGCAAGCAAAAGAGGACTACACATATTAAAAGGTAGTGCTACATCTTCATCTGAAATACCACAAGTTGTTAGTAATCTTATTAAAAAAGCAGATGCTATCTACATTCCTACAGATAATTTAATGGTTTCTAATATTTCATATTTAATTGATATTGCAAAGAAAGAAAAGAAACCTCTTATTACTTCTGAAAATTCTTCTGTAAAATTAGGTGCTTTATTTGCATACAGTGTAGATTATTATGAATTAGGTAAAAAAACAGGTCTTATGATACTTGAAATTAAAAATGGTAAAAATCCAAAAGATATTCCTATAGAAGAGGCTAACCCTCATTTATATGTAAATAAAGATACCGAAAAATACTTTGGAATTGAAATTAAGGAGGAACATCAATGA
- a CDS encoding copper homeostasis protein CutC — protein sequence MIYEACVGSIEEAILAKKKGANRIELCDNLEEGGTTPSYGTIKICKEVLDIPIACMIRPRGGDFNYTKEEIKAMIEDIKICKDLKVEAVVFGVLKKDKSLDIENMKLLCESAKPLKIVFHKAIDEMSNPLEIVDTLYELGVDRILTSGTKNTAFEGKDILNELIQACKNKMKIVVAGKVTKDNVENLSKLINSDEFHGKKIV from the coding sequence ATGATATATGAGGCTTGTGTTGGGTCTATAGAAGAAGCAATTTTAGCAAAGAAAAAAGGTGCAAATAGAATAGAACTTTGTGATAATTTAGAAGAAGGTGGTACAACACCTTCATATGGAACAATTAAAATTTGTAAAGAAGTATTAGATATACCAATAGCTTGTATGATAAGACCTCGGGGTGGAGATTTTAATTATACAAAAGAAGAAATAAAAGCTATGATAGAAGATATTAAAATTTGTAAGGACTTAAAAGTAGAAGCAGTTGTATTTGGAGTTTTAAAAAAAGATAAAAGTCTTGATATTGAAAATATGAAGCTTTTATGTGAAAGTGCAAAACCACTTAAGATAGTATTTCATAAGGCTATAGATGAAATGTCAAATCCTTTGGAAATTGTAGATACCTTATATGAACTTGGTGTCGATAGAATATTAACATCTGGAACAAAAAATACTGCATTTGAAGGTAAAGATATTTTGAATGAGTTAATACAAGCTTGTAAGAATAAAATGAAAATAGTAGTTGCTGGAAAAGTGACTAAAGATAATGTTGAAAATTTATCAAAATTAATAAATAGTGATGAATTTCATGGTAAAAAAATAGTTTGA
- a CDS encoding flavodoxin, protein MSVGIFYGTTTGVTEEVAQIVSDKIEGSELFDVANGIDNINDFDFLILCASTWGLGDIQDDWMAVIDELPRFNGKPIALLGTGDAVAFADTFVDGLRLLYDKCKKAGANIVGMVPTDGYDFVASIAIIDGKFLGLPIDHMNEPEKTEERIENWLKTLDKYIH, encoded by the coding sequence ATGTCAGTCGGTATTTTTTACGGAACAACTACAGGTGTTACAGAAGAAGTAGCACAAATTGTAAGCGATAAAATAGAAGGTTCTGAACTTTTTGATGTTGCAAATGGAATAGATAATATAAATGATTTTGATTTTTTAATCCTTTGTGCTTCAACATGGGGTTTAGGAGATATACAAGATGATTGGATGGCAGTAATTGATGAACTACCTCGTTTTAATGGTAAACCCATTGCTCTATTAGGTACTGGTGATGCTGTTGCCTTTGCAGATACCTTTGTTGATGGGCTTAGATTGCTATATGACAAATGTAAAAAAGCTGGTGCTAATATAGTAGGTATGGTTCCAACAGATGGTTATGATTTTGTTGCCTCTATTGCAATAATTGATGGTAAATTTTTAGGTCTACCTATTGATCATATGAATGAACCTGAAAAAACAGAAGAAAGAATTGAAAATTGGCTAAAAACTTTAGATAAATATATCCATTAG
- the pulA gene encoding type I pullulanase, whose amino-acid sequence MNTKRINYNLRIYAIDKLFYTTKELGPIYSKTKTTFNVWSPTATELNLIEYKKDNTTSLHPMIKGKDGVFSLTLKGDLDGFIYNYQVHFDNIVNIAVDPYVKATTVNGEKGVVVNLAKTNPRNFNRMKSFSKATDAIIYEMSVRDFTVDEKASFKHKAQFLGLCETKALKYLKNLGITHVQLMPIFNFSSESVNELKPLEKYNWGYDPVNYNVVEGAFATDPTKPSLRIKELKTAIKTLHDNGIRVIMDVVYNHVFDAMQHSFEKLVPNYGFRKDDIGNFSNGSACGNDVASDHLMIRKYIVDSVVYWAKEFKLDGFRFDLMGLLDVTTMQEIRKELDKIDKSIILLGEGWHLNTDLPKDQMATQTNADKLKNIAFFNDNIRNDLKGSTYEELSLGFVNSWSSKKESLINSIKGGSGLYSYTSPNQLVQYVESHDDYTLFDQLTLSKEGENINNIKKMHKMATSLILLSQGIPFIHSGQEFFRTKNKIENSYKSSDKINLFDWTRMKSNKKYVEYVQDLIKFRKNNPIFRLDSYDEIEKVFKLLKFSKNFIAFSLGSFIILANSSKKTKQFKDFEGEYELIASNYSFSKNNIIVSKAINVTSLNLLILKKVEK is encoded by the coding sequence ATGAATACAAAAAGAATAAATTATAATCTTAGAATATATGCTATTGACAAACTATTTTATACTACTAAAGAACTTGGACCTATATATTCAAAAACCAAAACAACTTTCAATGTTTGGTCTCCAACAGCTACAGAATTAAATTTAATAGAATATAAAAAGGACAACACTACCAGTCTACATCCCATGATCAAAGGAAAAGATGGTGTATTTTCGCTTACTTTAAAGGGAGATTTAGATGGTTTTATCTACAATTATCAAGTTCATTTTGATAATATCGTAAATATCGCCGTAGATCCTTATGTGAAAGCTACAACAGTTAATGGTGAAAAAGGTGTAGTAGTAAATTTAGCAAAAACTAATCCAAGAAATTTTAATAGAATGAAAAGCTTTTCAAAAGCTACTGATGCAATAATTTATGAAATGAGTGTTCGTGATTTCACAGTAGATGAAAAAGCTTCCTTCAAACATAAGGCTCAATTTTTAGGACTTTGTGAAACTAAGGCCCTTAAATATTTAAAAAATTTAGGTATTACTCATGTGCAACTTATGCCTATATTCAACTTTAGTTCTGAATCTGTAAATGAATTAAAGCCTTTAGAAAAATATAATTGGGGTTATGATCCTGTAAATTATAATGTAGTTGAAGGAGCTTTTGCAACTGATCCAACAAAACCAAGCCTTAGAATTAAAGAATTAAAAACTGCAATTAAGACCTTACATGATAATGGTATTCGGGTAATTATGGATGTTGTATACAATCATGTTTTTGATGCTATGCAACATAGCTTTGAAAAATTAGTTCCTAATTATGGCTTCAGAAAAGATGATATTGGAAACTTCTCAAATGGTTCTGCCTGTGGTAATGATGTAGCTAGTGATCATTTAATGATAAGAAAATATATTGTAGATAGTGTTGTATATTGGGCAAAAGAATTCAAATTAGATGGCTTTAGATTTGATTTGATGGGCTTATTAGATGTTACTACTATGCAAGAAATAAGAAAAGAACTTGATAAAATAGATAAAAGTATTATTTTACTTGGAGAAGGTTGGCATTTGAATACAGATTTACCTAAAGATCAAATGGCTACACAAACTAATGCTGATAAATTAAAAAATATTGCCTTTTTCAATGATAATATAAGAAATGATTTAAAAGGTTCTACTTATGAAGAATTAAGTTTAGGTTTTGTAAATTCATGGTCTTCAAAAAAAGAAAGTTTGATAAACTCAATAAAAGGTGGTAGTGGACTTTATTCATACACTAGTCCAAATCAATTAGTTCAATATGTTGAATCTCATGATGATTACACACTATTTGATCAATTAACACTTTCAAAAGAAGGAGAAAATATAAATAACATAAAAAAAATGCATAAAATGGCTACTTCTTTAATTCTTTTATCACAAGGAATACCATTTATACATTCAGGACAAGAATTTTTTAGAACAAAAAATAAAATAGAAAATTCATATAAGTCTAGCGATAAAATAAACTTATTTGATTGGACTAGAATGAAATCTAATAAAAAATATGTGGAATATGTACAAGATCTAATCAAATTTAGAAAAAATAATCCAATATTTCGCTTAGATTCCTATGATGAAATAGAAAAGGTCTTTAAATTATTGAAATTTTCTAAAAATTTCATTGCCTTTAGTCTAGGATCTTTCATCATTCTAGCTAATTCTTCAAAGAAAACAAAACAATTCAAGGATTTTGAAGGAGAATATGAGTTGATTGCTTCAAATTATAGTTTTTCAAAAAATAATATAATTGTTAGCAAAGCCATCAATGTTACTTCTTTAAATCTTTTAATTCTTAAAAAGGTGGAAAAATGA
- a CDS encoding ABC transporter substrate-binding protein: protein MKKIILLILTFFLCFSCLKKPKSVHKDTIKIGIIQFVAHPALDRAKEGFEEQFKNDKYKVTFIEKNANAELTTAKIIASNFVREKVDLIYAIATPSAQACLSETTSIPIIFSAVTDPHDAGLIAKNITGVTDYVDILEQLKLLKQINKDIKSIGVLYNSSEANSKATINQLQIACKNLNINLVTKSVTQINEVPQAIKLLISQTDAIYTPTDNLIASVMPIITAEAIKQKKIVFGSEKAHVEGGALITKGINYYDLGKQAANMAIDILYNKKNISNLPIINMPLNDIEINKETQKKLGISLPNLK, encoded by the coding sequence ATGAAAAAAATAATACTATTGATTTTAACTTTTTTTCTTTGTTTTTCTTGTCTAAAAAAGCCTAAATCTGTTCATAAAGATACGATAAAAATAGGAATAATCCAATTTGTAGCTCATCCTGCCTTAGATAGGGCAAAAGAAGGCTTTGAAGAACAATTTAAAAACGATAAATATAAGGTAACATTTATAGAAAAAAATGCAAATGCCGAATTAACTACAGCAAAAATTATAGCAAGTAATTTTGTAAGAGAAAAGGTTGACTTAATCTATGCTATAGCAACACCAAGTGCTCAAGCTTGTTTAAGTGAAACAACTAGCATCCCCATTATTTTTTCAGCTGTAACTGATCCTCATGATGCAGGTTTAATAGCTAAAAATATTACTGGAGTTACAGATTATGTTGACATTTTAGAACAACTTAAATTATTAAAGCAAATAAACAAAGATATCAAAAGTATTGGTGTTTTATATAATTCATCTGAAGCTAATTCAAAAGCTACAATTAATCAATTACAAATAGCTTGTAAAAATCTAAATATTAACCTTGTTACTAAAAGTGTTACACAAATAAATGAAGTTCCTCAAGCTATCAAACTGTTAATCTCACAAACAGATGCTATTTATACACCAACAGATAACTTAATAGCTTCTGTTATGCCTATTATAACAGCTGAAGCTATAAAGCAAAAAAAGATAGTTTTTGGTTCTGAAAAAGCTCATGTTGAAGGTGGTGCATTAATAACTAAAGGTATAAATTACTATGACTTAGGTAAACAGGCTGCTAATATGGCTATTGATATTTTATATAACAAAAAAAATATTTCCAACTTGCCTATAATTAATATGCCCCTAAACGACATTGAAATAAATAAAGAAACTCAAAAAAAATTAGGAATTTCTTTGCCTAATTTAAAATAG
- the upp gene encoding uracil phosphoribosyltransferase: protein MAIFEFNHPLIAHKLTNLRNKETDTKLFRESLYEIAALMVYEATKDLPLKEIEITTPIMTTTTKVLAKPVTIVPILRAGLGMVDALLDLIPNAKVGHLGVYRNEETFKPVYYYAKMPTNVVESKVIITDPMLATGGSIIYTIDYLKSLGVKDITVMCIIAAPEGLKAVTEKHPDVNIYVSAIDKGLNEHAYIYPGLGDAGDRIFGTK, encoded by the coding sequence ATGGCTATTTTTGAATTTAACCACCCACTTATTGCACACAAATTAACTAATTTAAGAAACAAGGAAACTGACACAAAACTTTTCAGAGAAAGCTTATACGAAATTGCAGCACTTATGGTTTATGAAGCTACAAAGGATTTACCATTAAAAGAAATAGAAATTACTACACCAATTATGACTACAACTACAAAAGTATTAGCAAAACCAGTTACAATTGTTCCAATATTAAGAGCTGGTCTTGGCATGGTAGATGCTCTACTTGATTTAATCCCTAATGCAAAAGTTGGACATTTAGGTGTGTATAGAAATGAAGAAACTTTTAAACCTGTTTACTACTATGCAAAAATGCCTACAAATGTTGTGGAAAGTAAGGTTATTATAACAGACCCTATGCTTGCAACAGGTGGTTCTATAATCTACACAATAGATTATTTAAAATCACTTGGTGTTAAAGATATTACAGTAATGTGTATAATAGCTGCTCCAGAAGGACTAAAAGCTGTTACTGAAAAACATCCAGATGTAAATATTTATGTTTCAGCAATAGATAAAGGTTTGAATGAACATGCCTATATTTATCCTGGTTTAGGAGATGCTGGAGATAGAATTTTTGGAACAAAATAA
- a CDS encoding type B 50S ribosomal protein L31, which produces MKKGLHPEYRLVVFEDTSNGYMFLGKSTKNTKETIMFEGAEYPVIKVAISSTSHPFYTGKSKFVDETGRVDKFKKKYNL; this is translated from the coding sequence ATGAAAAAAGGTTTACACCCTGAATACAGATTAGTTGTATTTGAAGACACAAGTAATGGATATATGTTTTTAGGAAAATCTACTAAAAATACTAAAGAAACTATTATGTTCGAAGGTGCAGAATATCCAGTTATTAAGGTGGCTATAAGCTCAACTTCACATCCGTTCTACACAGGAAAATCAAAATTTGTTGATGAAACTGGAAGAGTTGATAAGTTTAAGAAAAAATACAATTTATAA
- a CDS encoding ABC transporter ATP-binding protein → MLNLKNIKKTFITELGTEKKVFTNLNLEAKEGDFITIIGSNGAGKSTLLNIINGTIAVDSGTIELNGIDITNIKSYKRAKWISQVYQDPTLGTSPSMVVLENLSMAMNKGKPFNLSFGLDIKNIPYFNEQLKDLGLGLENQLYTRVGALSGGQRQCLSLLMATLKKPAILLLDEHTAALDPQTSKIILEKTKKIIEKNKLIAFMITHNMQDAIKYGNRLLMFHNGTIIFDIKGKEKEALTVEKLLEMFKQKEIKLSDLSDKDLF, encoded by the coding sequence ATGTTAAATTTAAAAAATATAAAAAAGACCTTTATAACTGAATTAGGTACTGAAAAAAAAGTTTTTACTAATTTAAATCTTGAAGCTAAAGAAGGAGATTTTATAACTATTATAGGTAGTAATGGAGCAGGAAAATCGACTTTATTAAATATAATAAATGGTACTATTGCTGTTGATTCTGGAACTATTGAATTAAATGGTATTGATATAACAAATATTAAGTCATATAAAAGAGCAAAATGGATATCACAAGTTTATCAAGATCCAACCTTAGGGACTTCTCCTTCTATGGTAGTCTTGGAAAATTTATCTATGGCTATGAATAAAGGAAAACCTTTTAATCTATCCTTTGGTCTTGATATAAAAAATATACCTTATTTCAATGAACAATTAAAAGATTTGGGTCTAGGTCTTGAAAATCAACTTTATACAAGAGTTGGAGCCTTATCTGGTGGTCAAAGACAATGTCTATCTTTACTTATGGCAACCCTTAAAAAACCTGCAATACTTTTATTAGATGAACATACTGCAGCTCTTGATCCTCAAACTTCTAAAATAATATTAGAAAAAACAAAAAAAATTATAGAAAAAAACAAACTTATTGCTTTTATGATAACACATAATATGCAAGATGCTATAAAATATGGAAATAGATTACTAATGTTTCACAATGGGACTATAATATTTGACATAAAAGGAAAAGAGAAGGAAGCTTTGACAGTTGAAAAACTTTTAGAAATGTTTAAGCAAAAAGAAATTAAATTATCTGATCTATCAGATAAAGATCTTTTCTAA